From Opitutaceae bacterium, the proteins below share one genomic window:
- a CDS encoding zinc-dependent alcohol dehydrogenase family protein — translation MIAAIYREFGGPLAIEQVPDPTPPRRGVVIRVEASGLCRSDWHGWMGHDPDIRLPHVPGHELAGVVEAVGPEVVKWKPGSRVTLPFVCGCGSCPQCASGNHQVCDFQFQPGFTHWGSFAEFVAIDYADINLVALPDSLGFVTAASLGCRFATSFRAVVDQGKAAAGQWVAVYGCGGVGLSAIMIAKALGGRVVAVDIDDGKLDFAEKIGAEARVNASKVNSVVECIRDITGGGAHLSIDALGSTATSLNSIGCLRKRGRHIQVGLMTGDDSSPRLPMGPVIANELEILGSHGMQSHRYTELLAMIADGRLKPEKLIGRTIRLEDAVTELPAMKSFSGTGVTVIDRFRETGS, via the coding sequence ATGATCGCCGCAATCTACAGGGAATTCGGTGGGCCGCTCGCGATTGAACAAGTGCCCGATCCGACGCCGCCTCGCCGGGGTGTTGTGATCCGGGTCGAAGCCAGCGGTTTGTGTCGGAGCGACTGGCACGGATGGATGGGGCATGATCCGGACATCCGTCTCCCTCATGTTCCCGGCCACGAATTGGCCGGTGTGGTCGAGGCGGTCGGTCCCGAGGTCGTGAAGTGGAAACCGGGAAGTCGGGTGACGCTGCCCTTCGTGTGCGGATGCGGTTCCTGTCCGCAGTGCGCCTCGGGAAATCACCAGGTCTGTGATTTCCAGTTCCAGCCCGGTTTCACCCATTGGGGATCGTTTGCGGAGTTTGTGGCCATCGACTATGCGGACATCAATCTGGTTGCCCTGCCGGATTCGCTGGGTTTCGTGACTGCCGCGAGTCTGGGGTGTCGCTTTGCCACCTCCTTCAGAGCGGTGGTCGACCAGGGCAAGGCTGCCGCCGGACAATGGGTTGCGGTGTATGGATGCGGCGGGGTCGGGCTCTCCGCCATCATGATTGCGAAGGCGCTGGGCGGGCGGGTCGTCGCCGTCGACATTGACGACGGCAAGCTGGACTTCGCGGAGAAGATCGGCGCGGAAGCGCGGGTGAACGCCTCCAAAGTGAATTCGGTGGTCGAGTGTATTCGCGACATCACTGGTGGTGGAGCGCACCTGTCCATTGATGCATTGGGAAGCACTGCGACTTCCCTGAATTCCATCGGCTGCCTGAGGAAGCGGGGCAGGCACATCCAGGTGGGCTTGATGACAGGCGATGACAGCAGCCCGCGACTGCCGATGGGACCGGTCATTGCCAATGAACTGGAGATTCTCGGTTCCCACGGCATGCAGTCCCACCGGTATACGGAGTTACTCGCGATGATTGCCGACGGAAGGCTGAAGCCGGAGAAGCTCATCGGCCGAACCATCCGTCTCGAGGACGCCGTGACCGAACTTCCGGCCATGAAGAGCTTCAGCGGCACGGGTGTGACGGTCATCGACCGCTTCCGAGAGACTGGCTCATGA
- a CDS encoding sigma-70 family RNA polymerase sigma factor, translating into MDSLPPTATMDDTELVALSLGGDREAFRVIVERYQRLLCSLAYSATGRMSESEDLAQEAFVTAWTSLRSLRDPERLRAWLCGILRHKVSRMRRRDAREPSHLAEPLEDVEEAMNMDESATNQTMRKEEQAILWAELERVPELYREPLVLYYREHCSVEHVAASFDLTEDAVKQRLSRGRKILQERVLNFVEGALARSTPGKVFTMGVLAALPSAIPTTAKAAGMGAVAIKGATLAKTTWLATVIASASGLVSAVMGMRIGLDQSRTPKERRAVVLAVVLILALFAGLLGLLYGLNVAAIRWWDYRLALAMVSQVLSAAFTIAFPIGLVWMMRYSRRLRTFERRIHPELFRDERDQIGSRHGSYRSKATLFGIPLVHFRFASPDEGEGPIVGWIAGGDRAYGLLFAWGLIAVAPISVGAFSVGLLSVGSVGIGAIALGNFVTGLIAVGCVSFGVHAASWLSAVGWETARSGGIAIARLAAQGPIAFAQHANNEEALQIFADPNAEQNHMILLIFIALAVIVPVSFYAREVRRRMGRK; encoded by the coding sequence ATGGATTCTTTACCCCCGACAGCCACCATGGACGACACCGAGCTTGTGGCCCTGAGCCTCGGCGGTGATCGCGAAGCTTTTCGCGTCATCGTCGAACGCTACCAGCGCCTGCTCTGCTCGCTGGCGTATTCTGCGACCGGTCGGATGAGTGAAAGCGAGGACCTGGCCCAGGAGGCGTTTGTGACGGCATGGACCTCGCTTCGCTCGTTACGCGACCCGGAGCGGCTGCGTGCATGGCTCTGCGGCATTCTGCGGCACAAGGTGAGTCGAATGCGACGCCGCGACGCCCGTGAACCGTCGCATCTGGCAGAGCCACTGGAAGACGTCGAGGAGGCAATGAATATGGACGAATCCGCCACCAATCAAACCATGAGAAAAGAGGAGCAGGCAATTCTCTGGGCGGAACTTGAGCGCGTGCCCGAGCTCTACCGCGAGCCGTTGGTGCTCTACTATCGCGAGCATTGCTCGGTCGAGCACGTGGCCGCCTCCTTTGACCTGACTGAGGATGCGGTCAAACAGCGGCTCTCGCGCGGCCGGAAGATCCTCCAGGAGCGGGTCCTCAACTTCGTGGAGGGCGCACTTGCCCGGTCGACACCCGGAAAGGTCTTTACGATGGGAGTCCTCGCCGCCCTGCCCTCGGCCATTCCGACCACGGCAAAGGCGGCCGGCATGGGGGCAGTGGCCATCAAGGGCGCGACCCTGGCCAAGACAACCTGGTTGGCGACGGTTATCGCGTCGGCCTCAGGGCTTGTTTCAGCAGTGATGGGCATGCGAATCGGACTCGATCAATCGCGGACGCCAAAAGAACGTCGCGCGGTCGTGCTTGCCGTGGTCCTGATTCTGGCCCTTTTCGCCGGGCTCTTGGGATTACTCTATGGCCTTAACGTCGCGGCCATTCGCTGGTGGGACTATCGCCTTGCCCTCGCGATGGTGTCCCAGGTGTTGAGCGCAGCGTTCACGATCGCGTTTCCGATCGGACTGGTCTGGATGATGCGCTATTCCCGTCGTCTCCGCACGTTCGAGCGACGTATCCACCCTGAACTGTTTCGTGACGAGCGGGATCAAATTGGCTCCAGGCACGGCAGCTACCGGAGCAAGGCCACCTTGTTCGGCATCCCCCTGGTGCACTTCCGCTTCGCCTCGCCGGATGAGGGAGAGGGTCCAATTGTCGGCTGGATCGCGGGTGGCGACAGGGCTTATGGTCTGCTTTTCGCCTGGGGTCTGATTGCCGTCGCGCCGATAAGCGTCGGGGCGTTTTCCGTGGGACTGCTTTCAGTCGGTTCCGTTGGAATCGGAGCGATCGCATTGGGAAACTTTGTCACCGGGCTCATTGCGGTCGGCTGTGTCTCATTCGGTGTACACGCGGCTTCCTGGCTTTCGGCCGTCGGATGGGAAACGGCGAGAAGCGGAGGAATTGCCATTGCCCGTCTCGCCGCACAGGGTCCGATCGCGTTTGCACAGCATGCCAACAATGAGGAGGCTCTTCAGATCTTTGCCGATCCCAATGCGGAGCAAAATCACATGATCCTGCTCATCTTCATCGCTCTGGCGGTCATCGTGCCGGTCAGCTTCTACGCCAGGGAAGTGCGTCGGCGCATGGGCAGAAAATAG
- a CDS encoding acyltransferase family protein produces the protein MKSTMNSPGSTGRLDYLDAVRAFALLLGIVFHASLSFLPLYIGWAVMDVSTGVVVPSFMTISHSFRMGLFFLVAGYFSHMTYHRKGVAAFAKSRLFRLGIPFVIGWFLLRPLLVSGWIMGATSLQGDVDVMAGLRGGIASLQSLPMGVFTGTHLWFLYYLMLATAGALISRWVLCFSEVVSSRLRDLGDAAIERIARMRLPAVAFVIPTAIALWFMNGWGMDTPDQSLRPHIPVTLVYTGFFGLGWMLHRKADWLPRLTELNLSRCVLVALAIVGTLVLARKQMDMSDPHYSQFRVGYAVCYAALMWSLAFLVIGVFAKLITKGSPGLRYLADSSYWLYLVHLPIVVWLQVALAELPWHWSLKLIAISAITVGIALVMYDLFVRSTVIGKILNGRRRERVLFRKPRSFGVQTAQ, from the coding sequence ATGAAATCCACCATGAACTCACCGGGCAGCACCGGTCGTCTCGACTACCTCGATGCCGTACGCGCCTTCGCGCTACTGCTGGGCATTGTCTTTCACGCCAGCCTCTCCTTCCTTCCCTTGTATATCGGATGGGCCGTGATGGACGTCTCCACGGGTGTTGTCGTGCCGTCCTTCATGACAATCAGTCATTCGTTTCGGATGGGACTGTTCTTTCTCGTCGCGGGCTACTTCAGCCATATGACCTATCATCGAAAAGGGGTGGCCGCGTTCGCAAAGTCGCGCCTGTTCCGCCTCGGGATTCCATTTGTCATCGGATGGTTTCTGCTCCGCCCACTGCTCGTATCCGGCTGGATCATGGGCGCAACCAGTCTGCAGGGTGACGTGGATGTCATGGCAGGATTGCGTGGCGGAATCGCGTCGCTCCAATCCCTGCCCATGGGCGTCTTTACGGGAACCCACCTTTGGTTCCTCTACTATCTGATGCTGGCGACGGCAGGGGCTCTCATTTCGAGGTGGGTGCTCTGCTTTTCGGAGGTTGTTTCCAGTCGCTTGCGCGACCTGGGGGACGCCGCTATCGAGCGGATCGCCCGAATGCGACTGCCCGCCGTGGCTTTTGTCATTCCGACGGCGATCGCTCTCTGGTTCATGAATGGCTGGGGAATGGATACACCGGATCAATCGCTGCGACCGCATATCCCGGTCACGCTTGTCTACACGGGCTTCTTCGGGCTGGGTTGGATGCTGCACCGCAAAGCCGACTGGCTGCCGAGATTGACGGAGCTCAATCTGTCCCGGTGCGTTCTGGTGGCACTCGCCATTGTGGGGACATTGGTCCTCGCCCGGAAGCAGATGGATATGTCGGATCCGCACTACAGCCAGTTTCGGGTGGGTTATGCGGTATGCTACGCCGCGCTCATGTGGTCGCTTGCCTTTCTGGTGATCGGTGTCTTCGCCAAGTTGATCACAAAGGGAAGCCCGGGGCTGCGCTATCTGGCAGACTCGTCCTACTGGCTCTACCTCGTCCATCTGCCGATCGTCGTCTGGTTGCAGGTCGCCCTCGCCGAATTGCCCTGGCACTGGTCCCTGAAGTTGATTGCGATCTCCGCGATCACCGTGGGAATCGCCCTCGTGATGTACGACCTGTTCGTGCGTTCCACGGTGATCGGAAAAATACTCAACGGACGTCGTCGTGAGCGCGTTCTCTTCCGGAAGCCGCGTTCTTTCGGGGTTCAGACTGCGCAGTAG
- a CDS encoding endonuclease/exonuclease/phosphatase family protein: MKMLLPTLIAATLGAQDVPERIGSDLCVLTLNVRVDVPSDAPHTWEARRPLIRDFLQALKPDLVGLQEALDHQLQDLLADNPEFGAVGVGREDGQSRGEFSAILYRKDRLRPTAGDTFWLSATPEIPGSRTWGNHYTRVCTWARFTSPDGSHPLYLFNTHLDHESQEAREKSAALILERMASREDSASPVVLTGDFNAGESNPAILRLQRALTETFRLVHPDAVDVGTFHAFSDRIQPDKIDFIFVSPEIRVRSATIHRPRPDGRYLTDHEPVSAVIRLP, from the coding sequence ATGAAGATGCTGCTCCCCACCTTGATTGCGGCCACCCTGGGTGCCCAGGACGTTCCCGAGCGCATCGGTTCGGACCTTTGTGTCCTCACCCTCAATGTGCGGGTGGACGTTCCATCCGATGCGCCACATACTTGGGAAGCCCGTCGCCCGCTCATCCGCGACTTCCTCCAGGCCCTCAAGCCGGATCTCGTCGGCCTGCAGGAAGCACTTGACCATCAGCTGCAGGACCTGCTCGCGGACAATCCGGAATTTGGCGCGGTCGGTGTCGGCCGGGAAGACGGACAATCACGTGGCGAATTCTCGGCCATTCTCTACCGGAAGGATCGTCTCCGTCCGACCGCCGGCGATACGTTCTGGCTCTCCGCGACTCCCGAAATTCCGGGCTCTCGCACCTGGGGCAATCACTACACCCGAGTCTGCACCTGGGCACGGTTCACCTCTCCGGACGGCAGCCATCCGTTATACCTGTTCAACACCCACCTGGATCACGAGTCTCAGGAAGCACGCGAAAAGTCGGCGGCCCTCATCCTGGAACGGATGGCCTCGCGTGAGGATTCCGCTTCGCCGGTCGTCCTGACCGGTGACTTCAATGCCGGCGAGTCGAATCCGGCAATCTTGAGGCTGCAACGCGCCCTGACCGAAACCTTCCGGCTCGTCCATCCCGATGCCGTCGACGTCGGGACGTTCCACGCTTTCTCCGACCGGATACAGCCGGACAAGATCGACTTCATTTTCGTCTCGCCGGAAATCAGGGTCCGTTCGGCAACGATCCATCGTCCCCGCCCGGATGGTCGTTACCTGACCGATCACGAGCCCGTGTCCGCGGTCATTCGACTGCCCTAG
- a CDS encoding glycosyltransferase, which yields MRFILTPVGSSGDVNPFVSVGRGLQARGHEVILFAPEPYGDVVRGAGLAFESSISTDEYERTVADSGLWDPWNGLSVILRTVASNLEANFSKIESLYLEGETVLVGHSLSLATRLLEEVKGCPAATIHLSPNTFRSDYRQPALAPGRDFSGAPRWVKRLFWRLADSLVADPPIRNSLNKLRRTLGLPPVDRIFNEWYHSPQRIIGLFPNWFGMPQPDWPVRLRQTGFVFNDDSNTPPLSDELETFLAAGDRPLLITPGSANRHAARLLKAGLDGAQMLGRRLIILTPYKDQLPEVETSGVFHVPQIPFSKIFPRCAAIIHHGGIGTCAAALAAGVPQLIVPFGFDQPDNATRLVRLGLARYLDLDRTSHIRIAEYTKELLTSPSVEETCRHYREVLESENGLEKTLDVLEALIRRGVSTA from the coding sequence ATGCGGTTTATTCTGACGCCAGTGGGTTCAAGCGGGGATGTGAATCCTTTTGTGTCGGTCGGTCGTGGCCTTCAGGCCCGGGGACACGAGGTCATTCTCTTTGCGCCAGAGCCGTACGGCGACGTGGTCCGAGGAGCCGGGCTGGCCTTCGAATCCAGTATTTCGACGGACGAGTATGAGCGCACGGTGGCGGACTCCGGACTATGGGATCCGTGGAACGGCCTGAGTGTGATTCTGCGCACCGTGGCGTCGAACCTGGAGGCGAACTTTTCGAAGATTGAGTCGCTTTATCTGGAAGGAGAGACCGTCCTGGTGGGACATTCCCTATCCCTGGCCACTCGCCTGCTGGAAGAGGTCAAGGGATGCCCGGCGGCGACCATCCATCTTTCGCCGAACACCTTCCGTTCGGATTATCGCCAACCGGCTCTGGCGCCGGGTCGAGACTTCAGCGGGGCTCCCCGCTGGGTCAAACGGCTTTTCTGGAGGCTGGCCGATTCTCTGGTTGCGGATCCGCCGATCCGGAATTCGTTGAACAAGCTCCGACGGACCCTCGGGCTGCCGCCGGTCGATCGCATATTCAACGAGTGGTATCACTCGCCACAACGAATCATCGGTCTTTTCCCGAACTGGTTTGGAATGCCGCAACCGGACTGGCCAGTCCGTTTGCGGCAGACGGGTTTTGTCTTCAATGATGACTCGAATACACCGCCGCTTTCAGACGAGCTCGAGACTTTCCTGGCTGCCGGCGACCGCCCCCTGTTGATCACTCCGGGATCCGCCAATCGCCATGCAGCCCGCCTCCTGAAGGCCGGACTGGACGGCGCCCAGATGCTGGGTCGGCGGCTGATCATCCTGACCCCCTACAAGGATCAATTGCCCGAAGTGGAGACCTCGGGAGTTTTCCACGTCCCCCAGATACCCTTCTCGAAGATCTTCCCGCGCTGTGCGGCGATCATTCATCATGGTGGGATCGGAACCTGCGCCGCAGCTCTGGCCGCGGGTGTTCCGCAATTGATCGTTCCCTTCGGATTCGATCAACCGGACAACGCGACCCGCCTGGTTCGACTGGGTCTGGCCCGGTATCTCGATCTGGACCGCACCAGTCATATCCGGATTGCCGAGTACACGAAGGAGCTTTTGACCTCTCCCTCGGTCGAAGAGACCTGTCGCCACTACCGGGAGGTGCTCGAGTCGGAGAACGGTCTGGAGAAGACGCTCGATGTGCTCGAAGCGCTGATCCGACGCGGAGTGAGCACCGCCTGA
- a CDS encoding carbohydrate kinase family protein, translating to MPPNPSDSAPVYCFGHVSTGQILRLRGKYPEPNGYAEVVETAENYCGEATGTALVLQRLGIPTILEGNWLGDNPAGERTLSFLRNRGIDCSGLGIKAGYGGVNEVVITDPTSRTVFGRYVDLLSTTRQWEPPREESIQRSRCVCVDPGFGETSLEVARMALKHGIPLVTSDAAPGSPLTAGAAIIVVSKEGLSWHKLSADPRKAFEAYRAACPGLVVFTRGSESTWWARGAESGEVASFPIETMDTAGAGDSFRGGMIYGMLQGWTDERTVRFAVGVAALVCQSFPGVLGSPELRTVEAFLEAHPS from the coding sequence ATGCCTCCAAATCCGTCCGACTCTGCACCTGTCTATTGCTTCGGGCACGTCAGCACCGGTCAGATACTCCGGCTCAGGGGAAAGTACCCCGAGCCCAACGGATACGCGGAAGTGGTCGAGACGGCCGAGAACTATTGCGGTGAGGCGACGGGCACGGCGCTGGTGCTGCAGCGGCTGGGCATCCCGACTATCCTGGAGGGGAACTGGCTGGGCGACAACCCGGCCGGGGAACGGACACTGTCCTTCCTCAGGAACCGGGGAATCGATTGCTCGGGATTGGGCATCAAGGCCGGCTACGGAGGGGTGAATGAGGTCGTGATCACCGACCCGACTTCAAGGACGGTATTCGGGCGGTATGTCGATCTGCTGTCCACCACGCGTCAATGGGAGCCTCCGCGCGAGGAGTCCATCCAGCGTTCGAGATGCGTTTGCGTCGATCCCGGTTTTGGCGAAACCAGTCTGGAGGTCGCCCGGATGGCCCTGAAGCACGGGATCCCCCTGGTGACAAGCGATGCGGCTCCGGGCAGTCCCCTGACGGCCGGCGCCGCGATCATCGTGGTCTCCAAGGAAGGTCTGTCCTGGCACAAGCTGTCGGCTGATCCCCGGAAGGCTTTCGAAGCCTACCGGGCTGCCTGCCCGGGTCTGGTGGTCTTCACCCGCGGTTCGGAATCCACCTGGTGGGCGAGGGGCGCCGAATCGGGCGAAGTGGCCTCCTTCCCGATCGAAACCATGGACACGGCCGGGGCCGGCGACAGTTTCCGAGGCGGAATGATCTACGGAATGCTGCAGGGCTGGACTGACGAACGGACGGTACGATTTGCGGTCGGGGTCGCGGCGTTGGTTTGTCAGTCCTTTCCAGGCGTGCTTGGTTCGCCGGAGCTCAGGACGGTTGAGGCATTTCTCGAGGCCCATCCAAGTTAG
- a CDS encoding DUF4386 domain-containing protein, producing the protein MNNPQSTGRLVGSLVLTQILGGFLVNFVLTAPLFGPPGFLISASAHSGRIALSALVGIVLGMLSVVIAIAVHSVVGDRARSLTLFLFALATVSLAATVVEQMNVISMLSLSKAYAAASAAEQADFQGLRLVVAAARNSSHYIGLAVAGTMLLVFYVTLFRTKLIPGALAVFGVAASFVQIIAVVMPLFGKSVVFFLLAPLGVCQLVLGFWLLAKGFRGIQSEGSRVGA; encoded by the coding sequence ATGAATAATCCTCAATCTACGGGAAGGCTCGTTGGCAGCCTCGTCCTTACCCAGATTCTGGGCGGCTTTCTGGTCAACTTCGTGTTGACCGCGCCCTTGTTCGGCCCACCAGGGTTCCTGATCAGTGCGTCCGCTCATTCCGGCCGGATCGCACTTTCGGCCCTCGTCGGAATCGTGCTTGGAATGCTCTCTGTCGTCATTGCGATCGCGGTCCACTCTGTGGTGGGTGACCGTGCCAGGAGCCTGACCCTTTTCCTGTTTGCCCTGGCCACCGTCAGCCTTGCCGCGACTGTAGTTGAGCAGATGAACGTGATTTCCATGCTGTCCCTGAGCAAGGCCTACGCCGCGGCGTCGGCTGCTGAACAGGCGGATTTCCAGGGACTGCGCTTGGTGGTAGCCGCTGCGCGAAACTCTTCGCACTACATCGGTCTGGCAGTCGCGGGAACGATGCTTCTTGTCTTCTACGTTACCCTGTTCCGGACAAAGCTGATCCCGGGCGCCCTCGCGGTGTTCGGCGTTGCCGCCTCCTTTGTCCAGATCATTGCGGTGGTCATGCCACTCTTCGGAAAATCCGTCGTCTTCTTCCTGCTGGCGCCGTTGGGGGTCTGTCAGTTGGTCCTGGGTTTTTGGCTTCTGGCAAAGGGATTTCGCGGAATCCAGAGCGAGGGGAGTCGCGTCGGCGCCTGA
- a CDS encoding mechanosensitive ion channel family protein, whose product MATDFWTYLRTQVFAGNGLETKVFYSIMALFVFGGLKWVILLIFLRNRDVKTQYRLRKIVTYVTWSLAFLIIGRIWFAGFEALSTYLGLLSAGLAIALQSPLVNLAGWAFILWRKPFSVGDRIQINEHRGDVIDQRIFMFSLLEIGNWVDADQSTGRVIHIPNGKIFTDVLANYAQGFYYIWNEVAVLVTFESDWKKAKEILMKLAQHHGGTISETAQQQLRAAAKKFMIFYKNLTPTVYTSVKDCGVMLTIRYLCDPRKRRTTEQELWEAILEAFARHNDIDFAYPTQRFYANEREGKPGTRPEAIYAPRPIVPDPPVP is encoded by the coding sequence ATGGCCACTGATTTCTGGACGTATTTGCGAACACAGGTCTTTGCCGGGAACGGACTGGAAACAAAAGTCTTCTATTCGATAATGGCCCTTTTCGTCTTTGGCGGACTGAAATGGGTGATCCTCCTGATTTTCCTGCGAAATCGCGACGTCAAGACGCAGTACCGCCTCCGGAAGATCGTCACTTATGTCACGTGGTCGCTCGCCTTCCTCATCATCGGCCGAATCTGGTTCGCCGGCTTCGAGGCCCTCTCGACCTACCTGGGTCTCCTTTCGGCCGGTCTCGCCATCGCCCTGCAATCTCCTCTGGTCAACCTCGCCGGATGGGCGTTCATTCTCTGGCGAAAACCGTTTTCGGTCGGTGACCGTATCCAGATCAACGAACACCGCGGTGATGTCATCGACCAGCGGATTTTCATGTTCAGCCTCCTGGAAATCGGCAACTGGGTCGACGCCGACCAGAGCACCGGGCGGGTCATCCACATACCCAATGGGAAGATCTTCACCGATGTCCTCGCCAACTACGCGCAGGGCTTTTACTATATCTGGAATGAGGTCGCCGTTCTCGTGACCTTCGAAAGCGACTGGAAGAAGGCGAAGGAAATCCTCATGAAGCTTGCCCAGCATCACGGGGGCACGATCAGCGAGACCGCCCAGCAGCAACTTCGGGCCGCCGCCAAGAAGTTCATGATCTTCTACAAGAACCTGACTCCCACCGTTTACACGAGCGTGAAGGATTGTGGGGTCATGCTGACGATCCGCTACCTCTGCGATCCCCGCAAACGGCGGACAACGGAGCAGGAATTGTGGGAAGCCATCCTCGAAGCGTTTGCCCGGCACAACGACATTGATTTCGCCTACCCCACCCAACGCTTCTATGCCAACGAGCGGGAGGGCAAGCCGGGAACCCGTCCCGAAGCCATCTACGCCCCCCGTCCGATCGTCCCCGATCCTCCCGTTCCCTGA
- a CDS encoding SDR family oxidoreductase translates to MISLQDKWSLVTGASRGVGAHISEGLARLGSNVVLHSRDLAHTKALATKIESLGVKVVAVSGELSDQAQVDAMLDAALQQAGQIDILYNNAAVMTPYRVDPWSIPAEDFRTSFEVNVISLIRICHRLVPPMLTRKWGRVVNVTSGIADQPSLTAYAISKAAVDKFVRDFADDLKGTGVQMSLLDPGWLRTELGGPNAPNDPSTVLPGALVPALVDDGESGRFFAAQDYAGMSLDEALKKAGTLSRKR, encoded by the coding sequence ATGATCTCCCTCCAAGACAAATGGTCTCTTGTCACCGGTGCGAGCCGTGGTGTCGGCGCACACATCAGCGAAGGACTCGCGCGGCTGGGCTCCAATGTCGTGCTTCACAGCCGCGATTTGGCCCATACGAAAGCCCTCGCGACCAAGATTGAAAGCCTCGGCGTCAAGGTCGTCGCTGTTTCCGGCGAGCTGTCCGACCAGGCGCAGGTCGACGCCATGCTGGACGCGGCCCTGCAGCAGGCGGGGCAGATTGATATCCTCTACAACAACGCGGCGGTCATGACCCCTTATCGGGTAGACCCGTGGAGCATTCCGGCCGAGGACTTTCGAACAAGTTTTGAGGTCAACGTGATCAGCCTGATCCGGATCTGCCATCGGCTTGTGCCGCCCATGCTCACCCGCAAATGGGGCCGCGTGGTCAATGTGACGTCCGGCATTGCGGATCAGCCCAGCCTGACCGCCTATGCGATCTCAAAAGCAGCCGTGGACAAATTCGTCCGCGATTTCGCCGACGATCTGAAAGGAACGGGTGTGCAGATGAGTCTACTGGATCCCGGCTGGCTGCGCACCGAGCTGGGCGGGCCCAATGCGCCCAATGACCCATCCACGGTGCTTCCGGGCGCCCTGGTCCCGGCTCTGGTTGATGATGGTGAAAGCGGCCGCTTCTTCGCGGCCCAGGACTATGCGGGGATGAGCCTGGATGAGGCGCTGAAGAAAGCCGGAACGCTGTCTCGGAAGCGCTGA
- a CDS encoding CIA30 family protein → MNTLTKSLLAVATIVSTFLVTHTAVAGEGGLLLDDFSAPETTSINTPRIVVDDSSVGGKSQLAMSVKAGVLSADGKIVPARGQPGWVSLALPATADGSGRDLSQFEGIRIRIRIRKGMVSVSANSTMVDNFDYHSAVIPRPSGDYNVVDIPFSSMKRAWSPQTSLDAATIASVSIVAFGVQPSEVAYDIDEIGFY, encoded by the coding sequence ATGAATACTCTGACTAAATCACTTCTGGCCGTTGCCACGATCGTCTCCACCTTCCTGGTCACCCACACAGCCGTCGCGGGCGAAGGCGGATTGTTGCTGGACGATTTCAGTGCTCCAGAGACGACCAGTATCAACACCCCGCGCATCGTGGTCGACGATTCTTCGGTTGGAGGAAAATCGCAACTCGCGATGAGCGTCAAAGCGGGCGTGCTTTCGGCCGACGGCAAGATCGTCCCCGCCCGCGGACAACCCGGCTGGGTGAGCCTGGCCCTGCCGGCGACTGCCGATGGATCAGGCAGGGATCTCAGCCAATTCGAAGGCATCCGGATACGGATACGCATTCGCAAGGGCATGGTCTCGGTCTCTGCCAACAGTACGATGGTCGACAATTTCGACTACCATTCCGCTGTCATCCCGCGTCCATCCGGCGACTATAATGTCGTGGATATCCCCTTCAGCTCCATGAAGCGCGCCTGGTCGCCGCAGACATCGCTCGATGCCGCCACCATCGCAAGCGTGAGTATTGTGGCGTTCGGTGTGCAACCGTCGGAAGTGGCCTACGATATCGACGAAATCGGGTTCTATTGA
- a CDS encoding thioredoxin family protein — protein sequence MAIKKSTLYRWAALAVVVVGAYFIMVEVQTRLGEKALAATGLTSLPLEEALARATTDNKLVLADMSAIWCPTCRALDKTIFVDPAVKTAITEDYVFSRIEYESPEGRAFMDRYGVDRFPTLLLLHADGEIARHLPVTTDPAEFLQALTAPAS from the coding sequence ATGGCCATCAAGAAATCCACCCTCTATCGCTGGGCCGCACTCGCCGTCGTCGTTGTCGGCGCCTACTTCATCATGGTCGAAGTCCAGACCCGTCTTGGCGAAAAAGCGCTGGCCGCGACCGGACTTACTTCACTTCCCCTGGAAGAGGCCCTCGCCCGGGCGACCACGGATAACAAGCTCGTCCTCGCCGACATGTCCGCCATCTGGTGCCCGACCTGCCGGGCTCTCGACAAGACGATCTTTGTCGATCCGGCAGTCAAGACGGCCATCACAGAAGACTACGTCTTTTCCCGCATCGAATACGAGTCACCGGAAGGCAGGGCTTTCATGGATCGCTACGGGGTGGATCGCTTTCCCACCCTCCTTCTTCTCCACGCCGACGGTGAGATTGCCCGCCATCTGCCCGTGACCACGGATCCGGCCGAATTCCTTCAGGCGCTGACTGCCCCGGCCTCCTGA